From the genome of Bradyrhizobium elkanii USDA 76, one region includes:
- the rplQ gene encoding 50S ribosomal protein L17 yields MRHGKVHRKLNRTAEHRRAMFANMAAALIKHEQIVTTLPKAKELRPIVEKLVTLGKKGGLALRRQAISELRDVDQVKKLFDTLATRYKDRQGGYTRIIKAGFRYGDNAAMAVIEFVDRDVDAKGQDSGPAQDKEAEAA; encoded by the coding sequence ATGCGTCACGGCAAGGTTCATCGGAAGCTCAACCGCACCGCCGAGCACCGGCGTGCGATGTTCGCGAACATGGCGGCCGCGCTGATCAAGCACGAGCAGATCGTCACCACGCTGCCGAAGGCCAAGGAGCTGCGGCCGATCGTCGAGAAGCTCGTCACCCTCGGCAAGAAGGGCGGCCTCGCCCTGCGCCGCCAGGCGATCTCGGAGCTGCGCGACGTCGACCAGGTCAAGAAGCTGTTCGATACGCTGGCGACCCGCTACAAGGACCGCCAGGGCGGCTACACCCGCATCATCAAGGCCGGCTTCCGCTACGGCGATAACGCGGCGATGGCCGTGATCGAGTTCGTCGACCGCGACGTCGACGCCAAGGGCCAGGACTCCGGTCCGGCGCAGGACAAGGAAGCTGAGGCGGCGTAA
- a CDS encoding SDR family NAD(P)-dependent oxidoreductase: protein MKIDLSGKTALVTGSTAGIGNAIAKGLAETGAEVVVNGRGQAKVDAAVAAIGKAVPGAKVRGIAADVSTAAGCKALLAALPDVDILVNNAGIFEPKPFFDIPDEDWSRFYEVNVMSGVRLSRGYMQGMLKRNWGRIVFISSESGLNIPTEMIHYGMTKTAQLAIARGLAELTKGTAVTVNSVLPGPTMSEGVETFVKDLAKQNGQSVEEAASNFVKQHRPTSLLQRFASTEEIANLVVYACSKQASATNGAALRAEGGIVNTIA, encoded by the coding sequence ATGAAAATCGACCTTTCCGGAAAGACTGCACTGGTGACCGGCTCGACCGCGGGCATCGGCAACGCCATCGCAAAGGGGCTTGCCGAGACCGGCGCCGAGGTCGTGGTCAACGGCCGCGGCCAGGCCAAGGTCGATGCCGCGGTTGCCGCGATCGGGAAGGCCGTACCCGGCGCAAAGGTCCGCGGCATTGCCGCCGACGTCTCGACCGCGGCGGGCTGCAAGGCGCTGCTCGCGGCGCTGCCGGACGTCGACATCCTCGTCAACAATGCCGGCATCTTCGAGCCGAAGCCGTTCTTTGACATTCCCGACGAGGACTGGAGCCGCTTCTACGAGGTCAACGTGATGTCGGGCGTCCGGCTGTCGCGCGGCTACATGCAGGGCATGCTGAAGCGCAACTGGGGCCGCATCGTCTTCATTTCCTCCGAGTCGGGCCTCAACATCCCGACCGAGATGATTCACTACGGCATGACCAAGACCGCGCAGCTTGCGATTGCGCGCGGGCTCGCCGAGCTGACCAAGGGCACCGCCGTCACCGTCAACTCGGTGCTGCCCGGGCCGACCATGTCCGAGGGTGTCGAGACCTTCGTCAAGGATCTCGCCAAGCAGAACGGTCAGTCGGTCGAGGAGGCGGCATCCAACTTCGTCAAGCAGCACCGGCCGACCTCGCTGCTGCAGCGCTTCGCCAGCACCGAGGAGATCGCCAATCTCGTGGTCTATGCCTGCTCCAAACAGGCCTCGGCGACCAACGGCGCCGCGCTGCGTGCCGAAGGCGGCATCGTCAACACCATCGCGTGA